Proteins encoded together in one Actinomycetes bacterium window:
- a CDS encoding 4Fe-4S dicluster domain-containing protein: MAAVVDVAGLGALLDTLAGRGFTLIGPTLRDGVVVLAPISGVDDLPRGVRDEQSPGRYRAERTAESRLFDQAATVSTWKAYLFPSQRTLWRAADDGEPTAEPLDRVPRALIGVRSCDLRALAVLDTVLTGRQYADPDYAERRSRTFVVAVTCAVPGGTCFCVSMGSGPRPDSGYDVALTEILDDEGHRFVAEAGTDAGASLLADLPSRIAAEEDLAASEAVAARAAASMGRAVDTTDIRDLIYASADDPHWDDVASRCLSCGNCTMVCPTCFCVTTVEPTGLAESVSRDRVWDSCFTSGHSLMHGQPVRASTASRYRQWLTHKFASWQDQFGTSGCVGCGRCVTWCPVGIDVTQELAALRRASGEDG; the protein is encoded by the coding sequence ATGGCCGCCGTTGTGGACGTCGCCGGACTGGGTGCGCTCTTGGACACTCTGGCCGGACGCGGCTTCACCCTGATCGGGCCGACGCTTCGGGACGGCGTGGTGGTCCTGGCGCCGATCTCGGGCGTCGACGACCTGCCGCGAGGGGTCCGGGACGAGCAGTCCCCCGGGCGCTACCGCGCCGAGCGGACGGCGGAGTCGCGCCTCTTCGACCAGGCGGCGACGGTGAGCACGTGGAAGGCCTATCTCTTCCCATCGCAGCGGACTCTCTGGCGTGCGGCCGACGACGGTGAACCCACCGCGGAGCCGCTGGACCGGGTCCCGCGCGCGCTCATCGGAGTGCGCTCGTGCGACCTGCGGGCGCTCGCCGTCCTCGACACCGTCCTGACCGGCCGGCAGTACGCCGATCCCGACTACGCCGAGCGCCGCAGCCGCACGTTCGTCGTCGCCGTCACGTGCGCTGTTCCCGGCGGAACCTGCTTCTGCGTGTCGATGGGGTCCGGCCCGCGGCCCGACAGCGGGTATGACGTCGCGCTGACCGAGATCCTCGATGACGAGGGGCATCGCTTCGTCGCCGAGGCGGGGACCGATGCCGGCGCCTCGCTGCTGGCGGATCTCCCCAGCCGCATCGCGGCTGAGGAGGACCTGGCCGCGTCCGAGGCCGTCGCGGCCCGGGCGGCTGCGTCGATGGGGCGCGCCGTCGACACGACCGACATCCGCGACCTGATCTATGCGAGCGCCGACGACCCGCACTGGGACGACGTCGCCTCGCGGTGCCTGTCCTGCGGGAACTGCACGATGGTCTGCCCGACGTGCTTCTGCGTCACGACCGTCGAACCGACGGGCCTGGCCGAGTCCGTCTCGAGGGACCGTGTGTGGGACTCGTGCTTCACCAGCGGGCACTCGCTCATGCACGGTCAGCCGGTGCGGGCATCGACCGCGTCGCGTTACCGCCAGTGGCTGACCCACAAGTTCGCCTCCTGGCAGGACCAGTTCGGGACCAGCGGCTGCGTCGGCTGTGGCCGCTGCGTCACCTGGTGCCCGGTCGGCATCGACGTCACGCAGGAGCTCGCCGCGCTGCGCCGCGCGAGCGGAGAGGACGGCTGA